The nucleotide window TCTCCAGTCGCATTATCGTTCCTCTGGGGATCACAGCTAGTATCTGATTGTTATTTATCGTCAATCCCACGTATTTATTTGATGTTTCTTTGGGAACAGTAGGATCAAATACAAAAGACGTTAATCCCAAAAAACCATCGCAATAAATCAGATACATATCCTCGATCAACACATAATCTTTATAGACATCTGATTTATACGGTTCTTGGTTACTCAGATCAGTGGTGCTAGTTAAGAAAATATTGATAAAAACTGCCAACAACATTATTCCTCCCGCAATCACCGCTAAACATCCTATACACCCTTTTGTTATTTTGGCCATATAACACTCTATTCTTTCTGCTTACTTTGGCAAATTGGGAAATATATGCTCCTTAAGATACGGCATATAGACATCATTAAAGCTATGTGCTCCTACGCTAAAACCACCCTCTCCAAAAGTGACAATTGGTGACTGATAATAATTTCCCTCAGAGGTGCTAGGAATTACCTGCGCCCATGTCACCGGGTCGCTATTATGCCATACATTCACCGCACTATTTAATCCGCGATCCGTATTGATCGCTGTCTGACCACCTACTCCCACAAAATCAATATTACGCTTTACTTCCTGAGATAATAAATCCAAAGCACGATTAACAATCATCGTCCCTTGGCTATGGGCAACCACCACACCTCCGTTATTAGCTCTTATCGATTGAACCGCTCTGATAGCTGTAATGTCGATTGCGCCGAGTTGCGTTCCTACCACTTGGATTACATCTCCTATCCCAAACCAATGTGAATTGTTCACCACGTGATTCGTAGGTCGATTGATCGCTGAGGAGACGCTTTGTGATAATTCTAACCCAGATTTTTGATCTACTAAAATCCCATTTACGCTAGTGGCTCTAGCCCCTGTTACAAAATCGGTCTGACGATCAAAGATATCACCACTTAAAATACTAAGGATATAACCTCCCCCCAGATTTAAATTCGTTAAAGCACTATGG belongs to Candidatus Methylacidiphilales bacterium and includes:
- a CDS encoding RHS repeat-associated core domain-containing protein, which translates into the protein MKGRYSPSREAVKKRLGEGVGLHEASGWRGYRTEGDVIHMGARLYHYPTARFLSADPLGHASDMSLYSYANNDPVNGVDPTGRHSSGLTSGISGFNPTSSSFYSQGFINSGYFLPAASYNSVQPYTSYNVSSGNFITNMIMNTVDYVYEMTRGHSALTNLNLGGGYILSILSGDIFDRQTDFVTGARATSVNGILVDQKSGLELSQSVSSAINRPTNHVVNNSHWFGIGDVIQVVGTQLGAIDITAIRAVQSIRANNGGVVVAHSQGTMIVNRALDLLSQEVKRNIDFVGVGGQTAINTDRGLNSAVNVWHNSDPVTWAQVIPSTSEGNYYQSPIVTFGEGGFSVGAHSFNDVYMPYLKEHIFPNLPK